One stretch of Thermoproteota archaeon DNA includes these proteins:
- a CDS encoding thioesterase family protein: MSGVRPGLTGEFTYLVDENMAASHLGVGVLSTPSMIALMEISCHRTVEPYLEEGYTTVGTYVCVFHRAPAPIGGEVRVKATLVDMDGRKLVFRVEAYWKEKLIGEGEHHRFIVNEERFASKLKEELG; the protein is encoded by the coding sequence ATGTCAGGTGTGAGGCCTGGCCTGACCGGTGAGTTCACCTATCTAGTTGATGAGAATATGGCCGCGAGCCATTTGGGGGTTGGGGTCCTCTCCACTCCCAGCATGATAGCCCTTATGGAGATCTCGTGCCACAGAACCGTGGAGCCCTACCTAGAAGAGGGTTACACCACCGTGGGTACGTATGTGTGCGTTTTTCACAGAGCCCCTGCTCCAATCGGCGGAGAGGTCAGGGTGAAGGCGACCCTTGTGGACATGGATGGAAGGAAGCTTGTCTTCAGGGTCGAGGCCTACTGGAAGGAGAAGCTCATAGGTGAGGGAGAGCATCACCGCTTCATAGTGAATGAGGAGAGGTTCGCTTCCAAGCTGAAGGAGGAGTTGGGTTGA
- the nth gene encoding endonuclease III, with translation MIEGVDGKAILRRLEGALDFKEEEFVSLMASKSKNPFEVLVTTIVSQNTNDKNTAKAMKRLKNILGRIVPGRIEKLSLRELEEALRPAGLYRQKARVIKRVASLLSGGRLERILEKDLEEARRELISLPGVGPKTADVLLSLMGRRPTIAVDRHITRVAVRLGLASSDDYEEIRGSLMRLFDPEDYLKAHLLLIKLGRVYCRPKNPKCEECPLRDMCDYAKSKKKIGR, from the coding sequence TTGATCGAGGGAGTGGATGGGAAGGCAATCCTGAGGAGGCTAGAGGGGGCCTTGGACTTCAAGGAGGAGGAGTTCGTCTCCCTCATGGCCAGCAAATCCAAGAACCCATTTGAGGTGCTGGTAACCACCATAGTCTCCCAGAACACCAACGATAAGAATACCGCAAAGGCTATGAAGAGATTGAAGAATATTCTGGGCAGGATAGTTCCCGGAAGGATAGAGAAGCTCAGTTTGAGGGAGCTGGAGGAGGCCCTGAGACCGGCGGGCCTTTATAGACAGAAAGCGAGGGTCATCAAGAGGGTTGCCTCCCTCCTGAGCGGCGGCAGGCTAGAGAGAATACTAGAGAAGGACCTCGAGGAGGCCAGGAGGGAATTGATCAGCCTGCCTGGAGTTGGACCCAAGACTGCTGACGTGCTGTTGAGCTTAATGGGGAGGAGACCCACCATAGCGGTGGACAGGCACATCACTAGGGTGGCAGTCAGACTTGGTCTAGCAAGTAGCGACGACTACGAGGAGATAAGAGGATCGTTAATGAGGTTGTTCGACCCAGAAGACTACTTGAAGGCGCACCTCCTCCTGATAAAGTTGGGAAGGGTTTACTGCCGTCCTAAGAACCCGAAGTGCGAAGAGTGTCCCCTCAGGGACATGTGCGATTACGCCAAGTCCAAGAAGAAAATTGGAAGGTGA